In Anaerolineae bacterium, the following are encoded in one genomic region:
- the hisC gene encoding histidinol-phosphate transaminase: protein MSTDIDKFVVPWVRAAAPYSDRHMEFAWSHPEVLRMMSNENPIPPSPAVLEAIQRAAQLGNLYPDSGPALRQRLGEMAGFGKENVILGNGSTDIIDIIITTFAAPGDEVLIPVPTFSMYEARAKIRGAVPVFVPLRSDFSWDVEAILAAITPKTKLLFLCSPNNPTGIQIPLDDLKRILSAGIPTVVDEAYYELENEPRTLAHLIREYPNLIISRTFSKAYGLAGLRVGYAIADAKVVDYMMRVRIPWNVSLLALAAAQAALDDEASFLEKRRTIIEGRQYLCEEINKIPGLRAFPSEGNFVLIDASSLGKTSEQIRDELIERKVFIRPMSPHHMGQGFVRVTVGTPEQNEFFLQVLRAYVEEVRKGK, encoded by the coding sequence ATGTCCACTGACATTGACAAATTCGTTGTGCCCTGGGTGCGGGCGGCCGCGCCGTACAGCGACCGGCATATGGAATTCGCCTGGTCGCACCCCGAAGTACTGCGCATGATGTCGAACGAGAACCCTATCCCGCCATCGCCGGCGGTGTTGGAGGCCATACAACGGGCGGCTCAACTGGGGAACCTGTACCCGGATTCCGGGCCGGCCCTGCGACAGCGGCTCGGCGAAATGGCCGGCTTTGGAAAGGAAAATGTGATCCTGGGCAACGGCTCCACGGACATCATTGATATCATCATCACCACATTCGCGGCGCCTGGCGATGAAGTACTTATCCCTGTGCCTACCTTCTCCATGTATGAGGCGCGGGCGAAGATCCGCGGCGCGGTGCCAGTGTTTGTCCCCCTGCGGTCCGATTTCTCGTGGGATGTGGAAGCCATCCTGGCGGCCATCACCCCCAAGACCAAACTGCTCTTCCTTTGTAGTCCCAACAACCCCACGGGGATACAGATTCCGCTGGACGATCTGAAACGCATCCTTTCTGCCGGCATCCCCACCGTAGTGGACGAAGCCTACTACGAGCTGGAAAACGAACCACGTACCCTGGCACACCTTATCCGCGAATATCCCAATCTGATTATTTCGCGCACCTTCTCCAAGGCATACGGCCTGGCCGGCCTGCGGGTCGGATACGCTATCGCCGATGCCAAAGTGGTAGACTACATGATGCGCGTCCGCATTCCCTGGAACGTCAGCCTGCTGGCGCTGGCCGCCGCGCAGGCCGCGCTGGACGATGAAGCAAGCTTTCTGGAAAAGCGGCGCACCATCATCGAGGGCCGGCAGTACCTGTGTGAGGAGATCAATAAGATCCCGGGCCTGCGCGCCTTCCCCTCCGAGGGAAACTTTGTCCTCATCGATGCCAGCTCGTTGGGAAAAACCTCTGAGCAAATCCGCGACGAGCTCATCGAGCGCAAGGTCTTTATCCGGCCTATGTCCCCCCATCACATGGGACAGGGCTTCGTGCGTGTCACAGTGGGCACACCGGAGCAGAACGAGTTCTTCCTCCAGGTACTTCGCGCCTACGTGGAGGAAGTCCGGAAAGGGAAATAA